The Peptococcaceae bacterium 1198_IL3148 genome window below encodes:
- a CDS encoding ABC transporter permease, with the protein MRQILNIACYEMYHIVRDRILLLMVFLVPLLYAVVLGAVYMTGIISAVPLGIVDLDRSSFSREIVSAFENSPHFAVQQQIETYDQLERAMNDGTVKAGVVIPEDLSAVTAQHRNGKVLTVYDVSNLIWGFNTRKYLMQVVNEVNANHTASYLAGLGYTEQEIQNTLNTVASNVEVWYNPTYSYATYMFPGLLLMIIHQLGLLTTSLSITREKEHNSWLQYLSASVPKGKIFIGKSLPYFIANFFNYGLLIWFATHFIGVKIGGSLGLVVLLGLIFNIIITSLGFFISVLAPNSLQVTRYIMLLSVPMFMISGLTWPQTQIPKVINYLANLLPFTWMANGFRAITLKELGMQYVSTSLLVLTAMAVVALVLALNFSKRRKPPQQPGLTVNCGTSYPRRLGR; encoded by the coding sequence TTGCGACAAATACTAAACATCGCTTGCTATGAAATGTATCATATCGTACGGGATCGGATATTATTGTTGATGGTATTCTTAGTTCCCCTGTTATATGCAGTGGTGCTGGGAGCAGTCTACATGACCGGCATTATCAGTGCTGTTCCGCTGGGCATTGTGGATTTAGATCGGTCCTCCTTCAGCCGGGAAATTGTCAGCGCCTTTGAAAACAGTCCTCACTTTGCGGTACAACAACAAATAGAAACCTACGATCAGTTGGAAAGGGCAATGAATGATGGCACCGTCAAGGCGGGAGTAGTGATTCCGGAGGATTTAAGTGCAGTGACCGCCCAGCACCGCAACGGTAAGGTGTTGACGGTCTATGATGTTTCCAACTTAATTTGGGGATTTAATACCCGGAAGTATTTGATGCAGGTGGTTAATGAGGTTAACGCCAATCACACCGCCAGTTACTTGGCCGGATTAGGTTACACCGAACAGGAAATCCAAAACACGTTAAACACCGTGGCCAGCAATGTGGAGGTTTGGTATAACCCCACCTACAGCTATGCCACTTACATGTTTCCCGGCTTATTGCTGATGATTATTCACCAGTTGGGCCTGTTGACCACCAGCCTGTCCATCACCCGGGAAAAGGAGCATAACAGTTGGCTGCAATACCTCAGTGCCTCGGTGCCTAAGGGGAAAATTTTCATCGGCAAGTCACTGCCCTACTTTATCGCCAACTTTTTTAACTACGGATTGCTGATTTGGTTTGCCACCCATTTTATTGGCGTCAAAATTGGCGGGTCGCTGGGTTTAGTGGTGCTACTCGGCCTAATTTTTAACATAATCATTACCTCGCTGGGGTTCTTCATTTCAGTGCTGGCACCCAACTCGCTGCAGGTAACCAGATACATCATGTTGCTTTCGGTGCCGATGTTTATGATCTCCGGTCTCACTTGGCCCCAAACTCAAATACCAAAGGTAATTAATTATCTGGCCAACCTACTGCCCTTCACCTGGATGGCCAACGGTTTTCGAGCCATCACGCTAAAGGAGCTGGGCATGCAGTATGTCAGCACCAGTCTATTGGTATTAACGGCCATGGCGGTGGTAGCGCTGGTGCTGGCCCTAAATTTCAGCAAACGAAGAAAACCACCTCAGCAACCGGGGTTGACGGTCAATTGCGGCACCAGTTACCCCAGGCGGTTGGGTAGGTAA
- a CDS encoding ABC transporter ATP-binding protein, translating into MEPVISVDNLVQRVGKKIILNQLSFEVYAECFGVFGTRGTGKTSLLHILAGIDKFKSGQVTVLGMDINRSERYKNHLGLVTQQPSLFPDLRVAENLDFIATLKNANKCNINPLVEQLELEPFLGQPIKGLEAGVYQRLALACALLNHPQILIVDQLIDDIDIYSRRLMTQAISNFLAQGHTCIWGFSNPEYFKLMDRVAWLEGGQITLYAGDAAQQKWQRQLNSGHRGEDDA; encoded by the coding sequence ATGGAGCCAGTAATCTCTGTCGATAACTTGGTGCAAAGGGTGGGGAAAAAAATCATTCTCAACCAACTGTCCTTTGAGGTCTATGCAGAATGTTTCGGCGTCTTTGGCACCCGGGGCACCGGCAAAACCTCTTTACTACATATCTTAGCGGGCATAGATAAGTTTAAATCCGGCCAAGTGACGGTGCTGGGGATGGATATTAATCGCAGCGAAAGGTATAAAAATCACCTGGGCCTGGTGACCCAACAACCCAGTTTATTCCCGGATTTAAGGGTGGCCGAAAACTTGGACTTTATCGCCACCCTGAAAAATGCCAATAAATGTAATATCAATCCGTTAGTCGAACAATTGGAGCTGGAACCGTTCTTGGGCCAGCCCATTAAAGGGTTGGAGGCGGGGGTTTATCAGCGACTGGCTTTGGCCTGTGCTCTGCTCAACCACCCACAAATTTTAATTGTCGATCAGTTGATTGACGATATAGACATCTATTCCCGCCGCCTAATGACTCAAGCCATAAGCAACTTCTTAGCCCAAGGCCATACCTGTATCTGGGGGTTCAGCAACCCGGAATATTTTAAACTGATGGATCGGGTTGCCTGGTTAGAGGGGGGCCAAATTACCCTTTACGCCGGGGACGCCGCCCAACAAAAATGGCAGCGGCAACTAAACTCTGGCCACCGCGGTGAAGACGATGCTTAA
- a CDS encoding YvcK family protein — translation MLTWLKWLYPGMGIKRWLTMGLLGTVIITVGFGFLVPGLVERISEIAPKGIPNWLAGATLLVVGFIIAGYGLWRAFSTVVGELSRDDDDSVVDLIYKRRYLQKGPKIVVIGGGTGLSTLLKGLKEYTSNITAIVAVTDDGGSSGRLRDELGILPPGDIRNCLVALADKESLMEHVLQYRFKGGEMAGHSLGNLFIAALSDLSGGFYGGVQALSKVLAIRGQVLPSTLENVVIGARFSDGAVVRGECSLAARGKKIKNIFLEPENCQPLPQALKALEEADAIVLGPGSVYTSVIPNLLVAGIPEAIKNSYALKVYVCNVMTQPGETKDFTASDHLKAIQQHGGQLVDHIIVNKGLIPKHLVKRYQQEEASPVVADISKLRSMGVKVVAEDLVLETDVVRHHSQKLARAILKLIFANKTPAERKKFIQDYSKE, via the coding sequence TTGTTGACGTGGTTAAAATGGCTATACCCAGGCATGGGTATCAAGCGCTGGCTGACGATGGGCTTGTTGGGCACAGTCATCATTACGGTGGGTTTTGGTTTTCTGGTTCCCGGTTTAGTTGAACGTATTTCAGAAATAGCGCCAAAGGGTATTCCTAACTGGTTAGCTGGTGCAACGCTTTTAGTAGTTGGTTTTATTATTGCCGGATATGGGTTGTGGAGGGCCTTCAGTACGGTGGTGGGAGAGCTATCCCGGGATGACGACGACAGTGTGGTGGATTTAATTTATAAACGCAGATATTTGCAAAAGGGACCGAAGATTGTAGTAATTGGTGGCGGTACCGGCCTATCTACACTACTGAAGGGTTTGAAGGAATATACCAGCAATATCACGGCCATTGTGGCGGTTACCGATGATGGTGGCAGTTCTGGACGGCTGCGGGATGAGTTGGGCATATTGCCACCGGGGGATATCCGTAACTGCCTGGTGGCATTGGCCGATAAAGAAAGCTTGATGGAGCATGTGCTGCAATACCGCTTTAAGGGCGGCGAGATGGCGGGACATAGTTTAGGGAACTTATTTATCGCGGCGCTATCTGATCTATCCGGGGGTTTTTATGGCGGTGTGCAGGCGCTATCCAAGGTATTGGCCATTCGGGGCCAAGTGCTGCCTTCCACGCTGGAAAATGTGGTGATTGGAGCAAGATTTTCCGATGGTGCGGTGGTGCGCGGCGAATGCTCGCTGGCGGCCAGAGGGAAAAAAATAAAAAATATCTTTTTAGAACCGGAAAATTGTCAACCGCTGCCCCAGGCGTTAAAGGCACTGGAAGAGGCCGATGCCATTGTGCTGGGGCCGGGCAGTGTCTACACCAGTGTTATTCCCAATCTGTTGGTGGCGGGTATACCGGAAGCCATCAAAAACTCATATGCGCTGAAGGTCTATGTATGTAACGTGATGACTCAACCGGGGGAGACCAAAGACTTTACCGCCAGTGATCACCTAAAGGCCATCCAACAACATGGCGGTCAACTGGTGGACCATATTATTGTCAACAAAGGTTTAATTCCCAAACATCTGGTTAAAAGATATCAACAAGAGGAGGCCTCGCCGGTGGTGGCGGATATTAGCAAGTTGCGGTCTATGGGGGTAAAGGTGGTGGCCGAAGATCTGGTGCTGGAGACCGATGTGGTGCGTCACCATTCCCAAAAACTGGCCCGGGCTATTTTAAAACTGATTTTTGCTAATAAGACCCCGGCGGAAAGGAAAAAATTTATCCAAGACTATTCTAAAGAGTAA
- a CDS encoding HlyD family efflux transporter periplasmic adaptor subunit, whose amino-acid sequence MDTNSFTAIEKNKKRTLIILLVIIAITALIFTGYRYQNNSTQAQEQADLSITGTIEARSAIASFKVPGKLETLLVDEGAKVEAGQKLATLENSQLQAKLTQAAGAAQAAAAQAQQAREAITLTEQQVETTIAQLQAKVEQAEVGLKNAQQLYDRMTVLHNSDAISQSDYDQAVNGYQLAQSQLAEAKAALDQAIASRTKVATAQSEYQAALGQSQQAQGALHEAQAYLNDATLKAPIAGYITQKYLEVGEMLNAGTPVFEVSDLTHPYVKVYISEDKIGRVHLNQQAEVKVDAFPNQVFKGQVVWINNAGEFAVKKAVNEQQQHDVRSYEVKIDVPNPDLLLKVGMTATVNILQEAE is encoded by the coding sequence ATGGATACCAATTCTTTCACCGCCATTGAGAAGAACAAAAAGCGGACGCTGATTATCCTGTTGGTCATTATCGCCATCACCGCCCTAATATTTACCGGTTACCGCTACCAAAACAACAGCACCCAAGCCCAAGAACAAGCGGACTTGTCCATCACTGGCACCATTGAAGCCCGCAGCGCCATAGCCTCCTTTAAAGTGCCGGGCAAATTGGAGACGCTGCTGGTGGATGAAGGGGCCAAGGTAGAGGCAGGCCAAAAACTGGCCACACTGGAAAACAGCCAACTGCAGGCTAAACTAACCCAGGCCGCCGGGGCAGCCCAAGCGGCAGCGGCCCAAGCTCAACAGGCCCGAGAGGCCATTACCTTAACTGAACAGCAGGTGGAAACCACCATTGCCCAACTGCAGGCTAAGGTGGAGCAGGCAGAAGTGGGTTTAAAAAACGCCCAGCAGCTTTACGATCGCATGACGGTGCTACATAACAGCGATGCCATTTCCCAAAGTGATTATGACCAAGCAGTGAATGGTTATCAGTTGGCCCAAAGTCAGTTGGCCGAAGCCAAGGCTGCCCTTGATCAGGCCATTGCCTCCCGCACTAAAGTAGCCACCGCCCAGTCTGAGTATCAAGCGGCACTGGGACAAAGCCAGCAGGCCCAGGGGGCGCTGCATGAGGCCCAGGCCTACTTAAACGATGCCACCCTAAAGGCACCGATAGCCGGTTATATCACTCAGAAATATTTGGAAGTGGGCGAAATGCTCAATGCCGGCACCCCGGTTTTTGAAGTTAGCGACCTTACCCACCCCTATGTCAAAGTTTATATCAGCGAAGATAAGATTGGCCGGGTTCACCTAAACCAGCAAGCGGAAGTTAAAGTGGACGCCTTTCCCAATCAAGTTTTTAAAGGCCAAGTGGTGTGGATCAATAACGCCGGGGAATTCGCGGTGAAAAAGGCGGTCAATGAACAACAACAGCACGATGTCCGCAGCTATGAAGTGAAAATAGATGTGCCCAATCCCGATTTATTATTAAAGGTGGGCATGACTGCCACGGTAAATATATTGCAGGAGGCCGAATAA
- a CDS encoding ABC transporter permease — translation MLKQCLTIMYREIFYMWRDKGLRYILLLGTLLGLLLFVGTYNAQVIKDIPTAVVDLDHSAASRDLIDKLTAAEYLNITTYPDSYQQAQQLIAQGRAMVAVVIPENFGRDVSLGRQTTIYTAIDGSNIVYATNANTAILTVTRTVSAQAGVKRLLTSGIAHSQAEEAYLGVSQVEEPWFNPTQNYAYFLVLALTLNIWQQCCTLLATTNVIGETGNRSWYQFKSIGFSKAKLFISKSIVHIITFMLLVMPVYLLCFTVLKMPLDQHLGTLLLFTLVFAISIHSIGTLVSSFARNAVDATRFGMIIALPSFVLSGYTWPLEAMPHWIQWLAKLLPQTWFFQGFNLLAFKDPSWPSVAQHFAVLLLIAVICYSVATIFVWRRS, via the coding sequence ATGCTTAAACAATGTCTGACCATTATGTACCGAGAAATTTTCTATATGTGGCGGGACAAAGGGCTGCGCTATATATTATTGCTGGGCACACTGCTGGGATTACTGCTGTTCGTTGGCACCTACAACGCCCAAGTAATTAAAGATATTCCCACCGCGGTGGTGGACTTGGATCACTCCGCCGCCAGCCGGGACCTAATTGATAAACTGACCGCCGCCGAGTACCTAAACATCACCACCTACCCCGACAGTTATCAACAGGCCCAGCAACTAATTGCCCAAGGCCGAGCCATGGTGGCGGTGGTGATTCCAGAAAACTTCGGCCGGGATGTTTCGCTAGGGCGGCAGACCACCATTTACACTGCCATTGATGGCAGCAACATTGTCTATGCCACCAATGCCAACACCGCCATCCTCACCGTCACCCGGACGGTCAGTGCCCAAGCGGGAGTGAAAAGGTTACTAACCAGCGGCATAGCCCATTCCCAAGCAGAGGAGGCTTATCTGGGGGTCAGCCAAGTGGAAGAACCTTGGTTTAACCCCACCCAGAACTATGCTTATTTTTTAGTGCTGGCATTAACGCTCAATATTTGGCAACAATGTTGCACATTGCTGGCCACCACCAACGTCATTGGCGAAACCGGCAACCGCAGTTGGTATCAATTTAAGTCCATTGGTTTTTCTAAAGCCAAGCTATTTATCAGTAAATCCATCGTGCACATCATCACCTTCATGTTGTTGGTTATGCCAGTCTATTTATTGTGTTTCACCGTGTTAAAAATGCCGCTGGATCAGCACTTAGGCACATTGTTACTCTTTACGCTGGTGTTTGCCATCAGTATACATAGCATCGGCACGTTGGTGTCCAGCTTTGCCAGAAATGCCGTGGATGCCACCAGATTTGGTATGATCATTGCCCTGCCCTCCTTTGTGCTATCGGGTTATACCTGGCCGTTGGAGGCAATGCCCCATTGGATTCAATGGTTGGCCAAACTGCTGCCCCAAACCTGGTTTTTCCAAGGCTTTAACCTGCTGGCCTTTAAGGACCCCAGTTGGCCGTCGGTGGCGCAGCACTTCGCAGTGCTGCTGTTGATAGCTGTGATCTGTTACAGCGTGGCAACAATCTTCGTTTGGCGACGCAGTTAG
- a CDS encoding Cof-type HAD-IIB family hydrolase has protein sequence MDKYKLIAIDMDDTLLNNRLEITERSLQAVRRVREKGIHVTLSTGRMFCSAYPYAMQLGIDLPLITYQGALVKNALSGEVLAHKTIPLELARQVVADVQKCGYHINVYTDDKLYVEKVTPVGLDYARICGVDLNPVGDLVAFLQQPPTKIVVISTESQIDDLKGIMEPIYRDRLHVCKSKPTFLEFSHPKATKGYALAKLAELFNVQQHEVMAIGDSDNDVEMLEYAGMAVVMANARDHIKTLADYITDSNEEDGVAKVLEKLVLAD, from the coding sequence ATGGACAAATATAAATTAATTGCAATAGATATGGATGACACCTTGTTGAACAACCGGTTAGAAATAACCGAACGCTCTCTGCAGGCAGTGCGTCGGGTTAGAGAAAAGGGCATACATGTTACGCTGTCAACCGGCAGAATGTTTTGTTCTGCGTACCCCTATGCCATGCAGTTGGGCATTGATTTACCGTTGATTACTTACCAAGGGGCGTTGGTTAAAAATGCCCTTTCGGGTGAAGTGTTGGCCCACAAGACAATTCCGTTGGAGTTGGCCCGGCAGGTGGTGGCCGATGTACAAAAATGCGGATACCATATCAATGTCTATACCGATGACAAGCTTTATGTGGAAAAGGTGACGCCCGTAGGGCTGGATTACGCCCGCATTTGTGGGGTGGATCTCAATCCGGTGGGGGATTTAGTGGCGTTTTTACAACAACCCCCCACTAAAATTGTGGTGATCAGTACCGAATCTCAGATAGATGATCTAAAGGGCATTATGGAACCCATTTATCGTGATCGCTTACACGTCTGTAAATCCAAACCAACCTTTTTGGAGTTTTCTCACCCCAAAGCCACCAAGGGCTATGCCTTGGCTAAGCTGGCAGAGCTTTTTAATGTGCAACAGCATGAGGTAATGGCCATTGGAGATAGCGACAACGATGTGGAAATGCTGGAATATGCCGGCATGGCAGTGGTGATGGCCAATGCCCGGGATCACATTAAAACCCTTGCCGACTACATCACTGACTCCAATGAGGAGGACGGAGTGGCCAAGGTGCTGGAGAAATTGGTGCTAGCTGATTAA
- the uvrC gene encoding excinuclease ABC subunit UvrC codes for MKLDEKLKHLPSKPGVYIYRNGDGDVIYVGKAVSLKNRVRSYFQQGAQHSAKTKALVEHIADLEYIVTDSEVEALILECNLIKEYRPRYNVLLKDDKTYPYIKVTLAEDYPRVLTTRRLVKDGSRYFGPYTQVGAMNETLKLLKKLFPSRSCSQKQFASRTRPCLNYHIKRCLAPCTKNVDKEQYRSTINEIVMFLEGRQDDLVKRLEKRMHQAAEELDFERAAQLRDQLQAINKVMERQKIVSEGLEDQDVVAMARGQGEVCTMVFFIRGGKLIGREHHMLKNTDDLSRAEVMAGFLKQYYSQVDFIPKQVLLSEDIADEAEVMGEWLSQKRGSKVTVRTPKRGEKLKLVEMAAKNALLVLQQIELEGLAQDRLDGAMADLARALSLPKPPYRMECYDISNTQGTEQVASMVVFEEGKPNNKEYRRFKIKTVEGPNDFASMQEVLTRRFTRGLEEQKLIRTGQISTKEAKFHRFPDLVIIDGGKGQLSAAREVMRSLGVDDIPTFGLAEKEELLFSEGSSEPIVLPRNSQALYLVQRLRDEAHRFAITYHRSLRTKRNLKSLLDEIEGVGTVRKRALLQEFKTLANIQNADLHQLQSVSGMNRKAAEAVYNFFRQEKTVKQ; via the coding sequence ATGAAACTGGATGAAAAACTTAAACATCTTCCCTCAAAACCAGGTGTATATATCTATCGCAATGGCGATGGTGACGTGATATATGTTGGTAAAGCGGTGTCGTTGAAGAATCGGGTGCGTTCCTACTTTCAACAGGGGGCCCAGCATTCTGCTAAAACCAAAGCGCTGGTGGAGCACATTGCCGATTTGGAATACATTGTGACCGACTCGGAAGTGGAAGCGCTAATCCTGGAATGTAACCTAATTAAAGAATATCGACCCCGCTATAATGTGTTGTTAAAGGATGATAAAACTTATCCCTACATCAAGGTGACGCTGGCCGAGGATTACCCCCGGGTGCTGACCACCCGACGGCTGGTGAAGGATGGTTCTCGGTATTTTGGGCCTTATACCCAGGTGGGGGCGATGAACGAAACGCTAAAACTGTTAAAGAAATTGTTTCCTTCCCGGTCCTGCAGTCAAAAGCAGTTTGCCTCCCGCACCCGGCCCTGCTTAAACTATCATATCAAGCGGTGTTTGGCGCCCTGCACTAAAAATGTGGATAAAGAACAGTACCGCAGCACCATTAATGAGATTGTGATGTTTTTGGAAGGGCGGCAGGATGACTTAGTTAAACGCCTGGAAAAACGCATGCATCAGGCGGCTGAGGAGTTGGATTTTGAAAGGGCCGCCCAGTTGCGGGATCAATTGCAGGCCATTAACAAAGTGATGGAAAGACAAAAAATTGTTTCCGAGGGTTTGGAAGATCAGGATGTGGTGGCCATGGCCCGGGGGCAGGGTGAGGTGTGTACCATGGTGTTTTTTATCCGGGGCGGAAAATTGATTGGCCGGGAACACCACATGCTGAAAAACACCGATGACCTTAGTCGGGCGGAGGTGATGGCGGGATTTTTAAAGCAGTATTATAGCCAAGTGGACTTTATCCCCAAACAGGTGCTGTTGTCCGAAGATATTGCTGACGAGGCAGAGGTGATGGGGGAATGGTTGAGCCAAAAGCGGGGCTCTAAGGTGACGGTCAGAACGCCAAAACGGGGTGAAAAACTAAAACTGGTGGAAATGGCCGCTAAAAATGCGCTGTTGGTGCTACAACAAATTGAGTTGGAGGGCTTAGCCCAGGATCGTTTGGACGGGGCGATGGCTGATTTGGCCCGGGCGTTATCTTTGCCCAAGCCCCCGTACCGCATGGAATGTTATGATATTTCCAACACCCAAGGGACGGAGCAGGTGGCCTCGATGGTGGTTTTTGAGGAGGGTAAGCCCAATAATAAAGAGTACCGGCGCTTTAAAATCAAGACGGTGGAGGGCCCCAATGACTTTGCCTCGATGCAGGAGGTGTTGACCCGCCGGTTTACCCGGGGGTTGGAAGAACAAAAATTAATTAGAACCGGACAAATTTCCACCAAGGAAGCCAAATTTCATCGGTTCCCAGACTTAGTCATTATAGATGGTGGTAAAGGGCAGTTGTCTGCTGCCCGGGAGGTGATGCGTTCGCTGGGGGTGGACGATATTCCCACCTTTGGTTTGGCGGAGAAGGAGGAGTTGCTTTTTTCGGAAGGTAGTAGTGAGCCCATTGTGCTACCCCGCAATTCCCAAGCTTTATACCTGGTACAGCGGTTGCGGGATGAAGCGCACCGCTTTGCCATCACCTATCACCGGTCGCTGAGGACGAAACGGAATCTTAAATCGTTGCTAGACGAGATAGAGGGCGTTGGCACGGTGCGCAAGCGGGCGCTGCTGCAGGAGTTTAAAACGTTGGCCAATATTCAAAATGCCGACTTGCATCAATTGCAGAGTGTGTCGGGCATGAACCGCAAGGCAGCGGAGGCGGTCTATAACTTCTTTAGGCAGGAAAAAACCGTTAAACAATAG
- a CDS encoding TetR/AcrR family transcriptional regulator — protein MAKERNAEESRNRIITAAEEIFADKGLDGARVDEIAAAAQINKRMIYHYFGGKEELYIEVMRNNYNKILETLHRANIRGNALNKVTQFIKNYFYFLAENEKFVRLIHWEALHGGRYSRQILTDISKAIMPELMQLLEEGVQEGSIRENLDIRHLIISINAINMMYFSRQDVFDFMWEQEQDVTAPKALEERLQHILDFTFNGILNHKAMEG, from the coding sequence ATGGCTAAGGAGCGCAATGCAGAGGAATCTAGAAATCGCATTATCACTGCGGCGGAGGAGATTTTTGCCGACAAGGGGTTGGACGGAGCCCGGGTAGATGAAATTGCTGCCGCCGCCCAAATCAATAAGCGCATGATCTATCATTACTTTGGGGGTAAAGAAGAGCTTTATATCGAAGTGATGCGCAACAATTACAACAAAATATTAGAAACCCTGCACCGGGCCAACATCAGAGGAAATGCCCTAAACAAAGTAACCCAGTTTATTAAAAATTACTTTTACTTTCTGGCGGAAAACGAAAAATTTGTTCGATTAATCCATTGGGAAGCTTTACACGGCGGGCGCTACTCCCGCCAAATATTGACCGATATCTCCAAAGCAATTATGCCGGAACTAATGCAACTGTTGGAAGAGGGGGTTCAAGAGGGGTCCATCCGCGAGAATTTGGATATCCGGCACTTAATTATCAGCATCAACGCCATCAACATGATGTATTTTTCCCGGCAAGACGTCTTTGATTTCATGTGGGAACAAGAACAGGATGTAACTGCCCCTAAGGCGCTGGAAGAACGGCTGCAACACATCCTGGATTTTACCTTTAACGGCATCCTCAATCACAAAGCTATGGAGGGATAA
- a CDS encoding ROK family protein, producing MNYVVGVDVGGTKILTMLADPLGNVLAEVTVPTMADEGAEGVMERVVQTVTAVQQQIGVRGGLLAVAVGVPGPVDVANGWVYFCPNLPWTNLALKQILENKLQVPVLVENDANAAAFGEHVYGAGVGQRDMIYVTVSTGIGGGIITNGQIYHGASDNAGEIGHMTIMPDGPLCNCGNTGCLESLASGTAMANAARELVLQGRGERVLRAAGGQLGTVDAQAVVAAAQEGDHEAKAIVAGAARALGIGIANLINIINPGLVVLGGGVMNSKEMFWPVMQREIESRALQAPLARMKIVPARLGAKAGARGLIALALKCYRN from the coding sequence ATGAACTATGTGGTTGGCGTGGATGTTGGGGGTACTAAAATATTAACCATGCTGGCGGACCCGTTGGGCAATGTGTTGGCTGAGGTGACAGTGCCGACCATGGCCGATGAGGGCGCCGAAGGGGTAATGGAACGGGTGGTGCAAACCGTTACCGCTGTGCAACAGCAGATTGGTGTAAGGGGGGGCCTGTTGGCGGTAGCAGTGGGTGTACCGGGGCCAGTTGATGTGGCCAATGGCTGGGTATACTTTTGCCCCAACTTGCCTTGGACAAACCTGGCCCTGAAACAAATATTAGAAAACAAACTGCAGGTACCGGTGTTGGTGGAGAATGATGCCAATGCCGCTGCCTTTGGTGAGCATGTCTATGGGGCCGGTGTTGGCCAAAGGGACATGATCTACGTCACTGTTAGCACCGGCATTGGTGGTGGCATCATTACTAATGGCCAAATCTATCACGGGGCCTCTGATAATGCCGGGGAGATTGGACATATGACCATCATGCCCGACGGCCCTTTGTGTAATTGTGGTAACACCGGCTGTTTGGAGTCATTAGCTTCCGGTACCGCCATGGCCAATGCCGCCAGAGAACTGGTGCTGCAGGGCAGAGGTGAAAGGGTTCTTCGGGCTGCCGGGGGTCAACTGGGTACCGTTGATGCCCAGGCGGTGGTGGCCGCCGCCCAAGAGGGCGATCATGAGGCCAAAGCCATTGTTGCCGGCGCCGCCAGGGCTTTAGGTATTGGCATTGCCAACCTGATCAATATCATCAACCCGGGGTTAGTGGTGCTGGGGGGCGGTGTGATGAACAGTAAAGAAATGTTTTGGCCGGTAATGCAGCGGGAGATAGAAAGCCGGGCGTTACAGGCACCGTTGGCACGGATGAAAATTGTACCGGCCCGCTTGGGAGCAAAAGCAGGGGCCCGGGGTCTAATTGCCCTGGCACTGAAATGTTATCGAAACTAG
- the rapZ gene encoding RNase adapter RapZ, translating to MKSRILIVSGLSGAGKTTAVRNLEDLGYFVVDNLPPAFIPKFAELCQQSDMKKTAMVVDIRGREFFNTVFAALADLDNKDIKYEILFLEASDEVLVRRYKASRRRHPLSGGEILEDIKEERALVKELRGKATRVIDTSNLSEKQLKQEINSIYGDTRDDYDLFITVISFGYKNGIPLDADLVMDVRFLPNPYYVPELRHLTGNDPAVQQHVCSSEVTTEFKTKFSELIEYLIPHYKKEGKATLMIAIGCTGGMHRSVTLANWLGDFLRKQGYKVAVRHRDIDEQERSV from the coding sequence ATGAAATCCAGAATTTTAATTGTTTCCGGATTGTCTGGGGCGGGAAAAACTACGGCAGTGCGCAATTTAGAAGATTTAGGCTATTTTGTGGTGGATAACTTGCCGCCAGCATTTATACCGAAGTTTGCTGAGCTTTGTCAACAATCCGATATGAAAAAAACCGCCATGGTGGTGGATATCAGGGGCCGGGAGTTTTTTAACACAGTTTTTGCGGCGTTGGCAGATTTAGATAATAAAGACATCAAGTATGAAATATTATTTCTAGAGGCTTCCGACGAAGTGCTGGTGCGTCGTTATAAGGCATCCCGCAGGCGTCACCCGTTGTCCGGTGGCGAAATTTTAGAAGATATTAAGGAAGAGCGAGCTTTAGTTAAAGAATTGCGTGGCAAAGCCACCCGGGTAATTGATACCTCTAATCTTAGCGAAAAACAGCTGAAACAAGAAATAAATAGCATCTATGGTGACACCCGTGATGATTATGATTTATTTATTACGGTGATATCCTTTGGTTACAAAAATGGTATTCCGTTGGATGCCGACTTGGTGATGGATGTGAGATTTTTACCCAATCCTTACTACGTGCCGGAACTGCGGCACTTAACAGGCAATGATCCTGCTGTGCAACAGCACGTGTGTAGTTCAGAGGTAACAACTGAATTTAAAACTAAGTTTTCCGAACTGATTGAGTATTTGATACCTCACTATAAAAAAGAGGGCAAAGCCACATTGATGATCGCCATTGGTTGCACCGGTGGTATGCATCGGTCTGTTACGTTGGCCAATTGGCTGGGTGACTTTTTAAGAAAACAGGGTTACAAAGTGGCAGTGAGGCACCGGGACATTGATGAACAAGAACGGAGTGTGTAG